One Fulvia fulva chromosome 12, complete sequence genomic region harbors:
- a CDS encoding Acetolactate synthase small subunit, mitochondrial, giving the protein MASKRAIRALQSQLPTSSSLTRAQITAQHASKSLSRAQSSATNATAYKQLHRRIQPLPAVQQSGNVSPAAAVSSILYETPIPSTAPPKKHVLNCLVQNEPGVLSRVSGILAARGFNIDSLVVCSTEVADLSRMTIVLQGQDGVVEQARRQLEDLVPVWAVLDYTAAPLVQRELLLAKISILGPEYFEELLAHHREMTGDLEPTMIAEEPALDEDGQPIPTPGAEEIGDVDFHPRNLPPSEALRLKHQHLETITYLTHQFGGKVLDISTNNCIVELSAKPNRIDSFMKLISPFGILESARTGLMALPRSPLHGAEVEQTVEVEEVMDAASLPPS; this is encoded by the exons ATGGCTTCGAAACGCGCAATCAGAGCACTGCAATCGCAGCTGCCGACCTCTTCCTCCCTCACTCGAGCTCAGATCACCGCCCAGCATGCGAGCAAATCCCTCTCACGAGCGCAGTCCAGCGCGACCAATGCGACAGCCTACAAACAGCTCCATCGACGGATCCAGCCATTGCCTGCCGTACAACAGTCTGGCAACGTCTCACCCGCTGCAGCTGTGTCTTCCATCCTCTACGAGACGCCCATCCCCTCCACCGCACCACCAAAGAAGCACGTGCTCAACTGTCTTGTGCAGAACGAGCCCGGTGTGCTTTCGCGAGTATCTGGTATCCTGGCTGCAAGAGGCTTCAACATCGACTCGCTCGTTGTGTGCTCGACTGAGGTGGCCGATCTGTCTCGCATGACAATCGTGCTCCAAGGTCAAGATGGCGTGGTAGAACAAGCAAGGAGACAACTCGAGGATCTGGTGCCAGTATGGGCTGTGCTCGACTACACTGCGGCACCACTTGTGCAGAGAGAACTCCTTCTCGCCAAGATCAGCATTCTCGGACCAGAGTACTTCGAGGAGCTGCTTGCACATCACAGAGAGATGACTGGTGACCTAGAGCCAACCATGATTGCAGAAGAGCCAGCGTTGGACGAGGATGGACAGCCCATCCCTACACCAGGTGCAGAGGAGATTGGCGATGTCGACTTCCACCCACGGAACCTGCCTCCATCTGAAGCACTACGACTCAAACACCAGCACTTGGAGACCATCACATATCTGACTCATCAATTCGGCGGCAAGGTCTTGGACATCAGCACAAACAACTGTATCGTTGAGCTTTCGGCCAAGCCAAACAGGATCGACAGCTTCATGAAGTTGATCTCGCCTTTCGGTATCCTGGAGTCAGCACGAACAG GTCTCATGGCCCTCCCACGCTCCCCACTCCATGGCGCGGAGGTCGAGCAAACCGTAGAGGTCGAAGAAGTCATGGACGCAGCCTCCCTCCCACCATCATAG